Proteins encoded together in one Salmo trutta chromosome 3, fSalTru1.1, whole genome shotgun sequence window:
- the LOC115171894 gene encoding uncharacterized protein LOC115171894, whose amino-acid sequence MHFGVHHIQLTLLLAAAVASVQVPEPYLSLSNERTSIERTYELTKYLEHQLREIKDTYLSYLGPPFSDPDFSPPRPNSTTLSLPSAATRLELWRGLENRARLTQNHRAYSVLLGAVRELARSTLCPYLQSSLLHFSTGLDSLLGSISSLMNTQGYALPPAGIEAQYLQRDTGGDREAMGRRPSPLMSQGLYKSGVGAEVGPKRHPLGDQRGAGTTRGAVRGEKEESTRREMTERKKEREKDRGREGRRAEVTRAVVRSVGSRQEERWERGRKGRRREAEDWEGASEDREEEDELERKGGKDRRGRRLLSVSEEGERTVKQGPLDSEASVTLSFSDRQTFPQQQLLNNNNNNNYDHNNLYSYNFNYHPQNKDRAGGDSENRATEEEQYIIRESASLLSSSSSFHPQRRSPRSLFSPTLHPPLSPLSLLYPFGTGPGEGHTLLSEPVPLSLRRGPPLLPPPPLSPLLSSSPLLAVQPALNDFSRKVEGFWVLRELQSWLWRSAKDFNRLKKRLRV is encoded by the exons TCCATCACATCCAGCTCACACTGCTATTGGCTGCAGCCGTAGCATCGGTCCAGGTCCCAGAGCCCTACCTCAGCCTGTCTAATGAGAGAACTTCGATTGAGAGGACGTATGAGCTGACCAAGTACCTGGAGCACCAGCTGAGAGAGATAAAGGACACCTAT CTATCCTACCTGGGCCCTCCGTTCAGTGATCCAGACTTCTCCCCTCCGCGGCCCAACAGCACGACCCTGTCCCTGCCCAGCGCCGCCACCCGTCTGGAGCTGTGGCGGGGATTGGAGAACCGCGCCAGGCTGACCCAGAACCATAGGGCTTACTCTGTCCTGCTGGGAGCGGTGAGGGAGCTGGCCCGCTCCACCCTCTGCCCCTACCTCCAGAGCTCCCTGCTGCACTTCTCTACAGGCCTGGACAGTCTGCTGGGGTCTATATCAAGCCTCATGAACACTCAGGGCTATGCCCTGCCTCCTGCTGGGATCGAGGCGCAGTACCTGCAGAGAGACACAGGGGGCGACAGAGAGGCAATGGGACGTAGACCATCCCCACTGATGAGTCAGGGTCTCTATAAGTCAGGGGTGGGGGCGGAGGTGGGGCCAAAGAGGCATCCTCTTGGTGATCAGAGGGGTGCTGGGACCACCAGAGGGGCAGtgagaggagaaaaggaggagagcaccaggagagaaatgacagagagaaagaaggagagagagaaagatagggggagggagggtaggagagCGGAGGTAACTAGGGCTGTGGTTAGGAGCGTGGGGTCgaggcaggaggagagatgggagcgtgggaggaaagggaggaggagagaggcagaagaTTGGGAGGGGGCCAGTGAAGACAGGGAAGAGGAGGACGAGttggagagaaagggggggaaggacagaagggggaggaggctgctgagtgtttcagaggaaggagagagaacagttaaGCAGGGTCCACTGGACTCTGAAGCCAGCGTCACTCTGTCCTTTTCAGACAGACAAACCTTCCCCCAACAACAACTcctaaacaacaataacaacaacaactatGATCACAACAACCTCTACAGTTACAACTTCAACTATCACCCCCAAAATAAGGACAGAGCCGGGGGGGATTCAGAAAACAGGGCGACAGAGGAGGAACAATACATCATCCGAGAGTCtgcatccctcctctcctcctcttcatccttccatccccagCGCCGATCCCCTCGCTCCTTATTCTCCCCCactctccacccccccctctcacccctctccctcctctacccgtTTGGCACAGGGCCGGGGGAGGGACACACCCTGTTGTCAGAACCAGTTCCCCTGTCATTGAGGAGGGGTCCCCCCTTGCTGCCGCCCCCTCCCCTGTCACCtcttctgtcctcctcccctctgcTGGCGGTGCAGCCGGCGCTGAACGACTTCTCCAGGAAGGTTGAGGGCTTCTGGGTACTGAGGGAACTGCAGAGCTGGCTGTGGCGCTCCGCCAAGGACTTCAACCGCCTCAAGAAGAGACTCCGAGTCTGA